A segment of the Syntrophorhabdaceae bacterium genome:
CAGATATTAAGGATGATAAAGTGTAAACAGATGCATTATCATGCTGGAATGACAGTTACAGCCTGCCCCTTTAGGATCCCCTTCTTCTCTCTGAGATTGCCGCGGTAATACCCGAACTCAAGATACCCGGAGCTTCCGGTCAGGCACGTATAATCATTTTCGTAATAACTTTTGCAGATGGTTGTAAACGACAGGTCATTGATGCTGATCGTAAATGATCTGCCCTGGATGAATCGCTCGAGGGTGTCGACGTGGATGTTCGTGATCGCGTTCCCGAAACGGTCGAAGCGTACAACCTCGCCGACAAGGCAGTTATCTTCAATGACAGGGGATATGTCTGCAAACCGAACCGTATCGGGTATCATCCTCCCGAAGGCAGATGGATGGAATCCCGTTGACAGGTAGGCAGCGGCAGGCGCGAAGATGTCCCGTCCATGAAAGGTGGAGCTAACCTCCCTGCGCATGAACTCCGGACTTTCTATTACTGGGGCTTGCGTCGCCCCCTCCGTCAGCGGAAGCTGCCAGAGCCTCCCCCTCATGTTCGCTATACTCACAGTATCGATTTCATATGCCTCGTATCCGCTTTTATAAAGGAGGGTGAAGATGCCGTTGTCGGGACCGACGAAGAAATGATTGTCCTTCGTGACGATAATGGGACGCCTGTTGCTCCCGACAGTAGGGTCAACGACGCAGAGGTGGACCGTGTCGTCCGGGAAATACCGGTAATACTCTTCAACGATGAACGCGCCTTCCCTGATGTCCTGGGGATCCACCTCGTGGGTGATATCCACGATCGTCACGCCGGGATTGATGGAAAGGATGACCCCTTTCATGATGCCGGCATAGGGGTCTTTCGTCCCGAAATCGGTTAAGAGGGTTATGATCTTCATTTTAAATAAGATACGCTGTGAAAAACGGTGCCGGAATATCCCCCGCAAACACGCTCATTCCGCTCCAGCGGCTCCAATCGCTCGCGTTCGGCTTCGGAACTTTTGCTGCGCAAAAGACCGAGCTTCCTCGCCTCACGACGGTTTGCCGGGGATATTCCGGCACCGTTACTCGTCCTAATGGAAAATCCTGGTTTGACCTAATCAAAAAGCATCCTGATATATTTTTTGAAGGGTTTTTCAAT
Coding sequences within it:
- a CDS encoding SAM-dependent chlorinase/fluorinase, producing MKIITLLTDFGTKDPYAGIMKGVILSINPGVTIVDITHEVDPQDIREGAFIVEEYYRYFPDDTVHLCVVDPTVGSNRRPIIVTKDNHFFVGPDNGIFTLLYKSGYEAYEIDTVSIANMRGRLWQLPLTEGATQAPVIESPEFMRREVSSTFHGRDIFAPAAAYLSTGFHPSAFGRMIPDTVRFADISPVIEDNCLVGEVVRFDRFGNAITNIHVDTLERFIQGRSFTISINDLSFTTICKSYYENDYTCLTGSSGYLEFGYYRGNLREKKGILKGQAVTVIPA